One genomic segment of Caloranaerobacter ferrireducens includes these proteins:
- a CDS encoding glycine/sarcosine/betaine reductase component B subunit: MRLELGNIYIKDVQFGNETKVENGVLYVNKEELISIISEDEHLKSVDVELARPGESVRIMPVKDVIEPRVKVEGKGGIFPGVISKVETVGSGRTNVLKGAAVVTTGKIVGFQEGIIDMTGPGAEYTPFSKLNNVVLVCEPVDGLKQHEHEKAVRMAGLKAAEYLGKAAKNVEPDDVETYEFLPLLKSIEKYPNLPKVAYVLMLQSQGLLHDTYVYGVDAKQILPTLISPTELMDGAIISGNCVSACDKNTTYHHLNNPIIHDLYKKHGKELNFVGVIITNENVYLADKERSSNWTAKLAEYLGVDGVIISQEGFGNPDTDLIMNCKKIEQKGIKTVIVTDEYAGRDGASQSLADADPLANAVVTGGNANEVIELPPMDKVIGHIEPANKIAGGFDGSLKEDGSIVVELQAITGATNELGFNKLTAKGY; this comes from the coding sequence ATGCGCCTAGAACTAGGAAATATCTATATCAAAGATGTTCAATTTGGTAATGAAACAAAGGTTGAAAATGGAGTACTTTATGTAAATAAAGAAGAATTGATTTCTATCATATCAGAAGATGAACATCTAAAGAGTGTAGATGTTGAGTTAGCTAGACCAGGTGAAAGTGTAAGAATAATGCCTGTAAAGGATGTTATTGAGCCTAGAGTTAAAGTAGAAGGAAAAGGTGGCATTTTCCCTGGTGTAATATCAAAGGTAGAAACAGTAGGTTCTGGAAGAACTAATGTTTTGAAAGGCGCTGCTGTAGTAACTACTGGTAAAATAGTAGGTTTCCAAGAAGGTATAATTGATATGACTGGCCCAGGAGCCGAGTATACACCTTTTTCAAAGTTAAATAATGTTGTTTTAGTATGTGAGCCAGTTGATGGTTTAAAGCAACATGAACATGAGAAAGCTGTTAGAATGGCTGGATTAAAAGCTGCAGAGTATTTAGGAAAAGCAGCTAAGAATGTAGAGCCAGATGATGTTGAAACTTACGAATTTTTACCATTACTTAAGAGTATTGAAAAATATCCAAATTTACCAAAGGTAGCATATGTATTAATGCTTCAAAGCCAAGGTTTATTACATGATACTTATGTATATGGTGTTGATGCTAAACAGATATTACCAACTTTAATAAGCCCAACTGAGTTAATGGATGGTGCTATTATTAGTGGTAACTGTGTATCAGCTTGCGACAAGAATACTACTTATCATCACTTAAATAACCCAATAATTCATGACCTTTATAAGAAACATGGAAAAGAATTGAATTTTGTTGGTGTTATTATAACTAATGAAAACGTATATTTAGCTGATAAAGAACGTTCATCAAACTGGACTGCTAAATTAGCTGAATATTTAGGTGTAGATGGTGTTATCATTTCACAAGAAGGTTTTGGTAACCCAGATACAGACTTAATTATGAACTGCAAGAAAATAGAACAAAAAGGCATTAAAACAGTTATTGTAACAGATGAATATGCAGGAAGAGATGGAGCTTCACAATCATTAGCAGATGCAGACCCACTAGCAAATGCAGTTGTTACAGGAGGTAACGCTAATGAAGTTATCGAGTTACCACCTATGGACAAAGTGATAGGACACATTGAACCTGCTAATAAGATTGCTGGTGGATTTGATGGTAGCTTAAAAGAAGATGGTTCAATTGTAGTTGAGTTACAAGCTATAACAGGAGCTACTAATGAGCTAGGATTTAATAAATTAACAGCTAAAGGATATTAA
- the grdA gene encoding glycine/sarcosine/betaine reductase complex selenoprotein A, whose protein sequence is MGLLDGKKVIVIGDRDGIPAPAIEECLKTTEAEVVFASTECFVUTAAGAMDLENQKRVKDLTEKYGAENIVVILGAAEAEAAGLAAETVTAGDPTFAGPLAGVQLGLRVYHAVEPEFKNEVDPEVYDEQIGMMEMVLDVDEIISEVSDIREEYCKFND, encoded by the coding sequence ATGGGATTACTAGATGGTAAGAAAGTAATCGTAATTGGTGACAGAGATGGAATTCCTGCACCAGCTATTGAAGAGTGCTTAAAGACTACTGAAGCTGAAGTAGTTTTTGCATCAACTGAATGTTTTGTCTGAACTGCTGCAGGAGCTATGGACCTAGAAAATCAAAAGAGGGTTAAAGATTTAACTGAAAAATATGGTGCTGAAAATATTGTTGTAATATTAGGAGCTGCTGAAGCAGAAGCTGCTGGGCTAGCAGCTGAAACTGTTACAGCAGGAGACCCTACTTTTGCAGGTCCATTAGCAGGAGTCCAGTTAGGACTTAGAGTATATCATGCGGTAGAACCAGAATTCAAAAATGAAGTTGATCCAGAAGTTTATGATGAGCAAATTGGTATGATGGAAATGGTATTAGATGTAGATGAGATTATAAGTGAAGTTAGCGATATAAGAGAAGAATATTGTAAATTTAACGACTAA
- the grdB gene encoding glycine reductase complex selenoprotein B, which translates to MSKIRVVHYINQFFAGIGGEEKADHKPEVREGVVGPGMEFSKRFGDEAEIVATIICGDSYFNENIEEAKKTIIEMVRKYNPDLFIAGPAFNAGRYGVACGTITEAVNKELGIPVLTGMYPENPGADMFKKSVYIVETKNSAAGMRKAVKSMAALALKLAKGEEIGTPDVEGYIPRGIRKNYFAEKRGSERAVEMLIKKLKGEEFKTEYPMPDFDRVEPNPPVKDITKAKIALVTSGGIVPKGNPDHIESSSASKYGKYDISQFDDLTPETHETAHGGYDPVYANEDADRVLPVDVLRELEKEGKIGELHRYFYTTTGNGTAVANAKAFAAEFAKELVADGVDAVILTSTUGTCTRCGATMVKEIERAGIPVVHMCTVVPISLTVGANRIVPTIAIPHPLGNPSLSKEEEKALRRSLVERALKALQTEVDGQTVFEE; encoded by the coding sequence ATGAGCAAAATAAGAGTAGTTCATTATATTAATCAATTCTTTGCAGGAATTGGTGGAGAAGAGAAAGCTGACCACAAACCTGAAGTAAGAGAAGGTGTTGTAGGTCCAGGAATGGAATTTAGCAAAAGATTTGGTGACGAAGCAGAAATAGTAGCAACTATAATCTGTGGTGACTCATATTTCAATGAAAATATAGAAGAAGCAAAGAAAACAATAATTGAAATGGTTAGAAAATATAACCCTGACTTATTTATTGCTGGTCCAGCGTTTAATGCTGGTAGATACGGGGTTGCTTGCGGTACTATAACTGAAGCTGTTAATAAAGAATTAGGAATACCAGTATTAACAGGTATGTATCCAGAAAACCCTGGAGCAGACATGTTCAAAAAGAGCGTTTATATAGTAGAAACTAAAAATAGTGCAGCTGGTATGAGAAAAGCTGTTAAATCAATGGCTGCTCTAGCTCTAAAACTAGCAAAAGGCGAAGAAATAGGAACTCCTGATGTGGAAGGTTATATTCCTAGAGGTATAAGAAAGAATTATTTTGCAGAAAAAAGAGGTTCAGAAAGAGCCGTTGAAATGCTTATCAAAAAGCTTAAAGGTGAGGAATTTAAAACTGAGTATCCAATGCCAGATTTTGACAGAGTAGAACCAAATCCTCCAGTAAAGGATATTACTAAAGCTAAGATTGCTTTAGTTACTTCTGGAGGTATAGTACCAAAGGGCAATCCGGATCATATTGAATCTTCAAGTGCATCTAAGTATGGTAAATATGATATTTCACAATTCGATGATTTAACACCAGAAACACATGAAACAGCACATGGTGGTTATGACCCAGTATATGCAAATGAAGATGCAGATAGGGTATTACCTGTAGATGTTCTTAGAGAACTTGAAAAAGAAGGAAAAATTGGAGAACTTCACAGATACTTCTATACTACAACTGGTAATGGTACTGCTGTTGCTAACGCTAAAGCTTTTGCAGCTGAGTTTGCAAAAGAGTTAGTAGCAGATGGTGTAGATGCTGTTATCTTAACATCTACATGAGGTACTTGTACACGTTGCGGTGCAACGATGGTTAAAGAAATTGAAAGAGCAGGAATTCCTGTAGTTCACATGTGTACAGTAGTACCTATATCATTAACTGTTGGTGCTAATAGAATAGTTCCAACAATAGCGATACCACATCCACTTGGAAATCCAAGCCTTAGCAAAGAAGAAGAGAAGGCTTTAAGAAGAAGCTTAGTTGAAAGAGCATTAAAAGCTTTACAGACTGAAGTGGATGGACAGACAGTTTTTGAAGAGTAA
- the grdC gene encoding glycine/sarcosine/betaine reductase complex component C subunit beta: MSFAVVKGTGYVLVHAPDMVIHSGTTQTSERVINPDSEYLKELPKHLRNFDEVVSYAPNQTYIGNISPDDLAKIEMPWYDKKVEGADRFGKFGEIMPQDEFIGLMKISDAFDLVKLEKEFTNVVKEKLEKHPLINDNLISKLKEGEEISEIEKLINEQHAEPIYNEGKIVGCVKRAHDIDINLNAHTLFENLVVKASGVLALLNLLAKNNFKAEDIDYVIECSEEACGDMNQRGGGNFAKAIAEVVGCINATGSDTRGFCAAPTHALIEAAALVQAGVYENVVIVGGGATAKLGMNGKDHVKKGMPVLEDVLGGFAVLVSKNDGVNPVLRTDLVGRHTVGTGSSPQAVITSLITAPLDKGNLKITDIDKYSVEMQNPDVTKPAGAGDVPTSNYKMIAALGVKRKELDRKDLMNFVKEHGMPGWAPTQGHIPSGVPYIGFAREELLNGKINRVMIVGKGSLFLGRMTNLFDGVSIVIERNSGKVDSNKGVSEEEVKKLVAEAMREFASHLLRD; encoded by the coding sequence ATGAGTTTTGCAGTAGTTAAAGGAACTGGTTATGTTTTAGTACATGCACCTGATATGGTTATACACAGTGGTACTACTCAAACTTCAGAGAGAGTAATAAATCCTGATTCAGAATATTTAAAAGAACTTCCAAAGCATTTGCGTAATTTTGATGAAGTTGTAAGTTATGCACCAAATCAAACTTATATCGGAAATATTTCGCCAGATGATTTAGCTAAAATTGAGATGCCTTGGTATGATAAAAAAGTTGAAGGTGCAGATAGATTTGGTAAGTTTGGAGAAATAATGCCTCAGGACGAATTTATAGGTCTTATGAAGATATCTGATGCATTTGATTTAGTAAAACTTGAAAAAGAATTTACTAATGTTGTTAAAGAGAAATTAGAAAAACATCCATTAATAAATGATAACCTAATTTCAAAACTTAAAGAAGGAGAAGAAATCTCTGAAATAGAAAAATTGATTAATGAGCAGCATGCTGAACCTATCTATAATGAAGGTAAAATAGTTGGATGTGTTAAGAGAGCACATGATATTGATATTAACTTGAATGCTCATACTTTATTTGAAAACTTAGTTGTTAAAGCTTCAGGTGTATTAGCGTTATTAAATTTACTAGCTAAGAACAATTTTAAAGCTGAAGATATAGATTATGTAATTGAATGTTCAGAAGAAGCTTGCGGAGATATGAACCAAAGAGGTGGTGGAAACTTCGCAAAGGCAATTGCAGAAGTTGTAGGTTGCATCAACGCTACTGGTTCAGACACAAGAGGATTCTGTGCTGCACCTACTCATGCATTAATAGAGGCTGCTGCTTTAGTTCAAGCAGGAGTTTATGAAAATGTTGTAATAGTAGGTGGAGGAGCAACTGCAAAATTAGGAATGAATGGAAAAGACCACGTGAAAAAAGGTATGCCTGTATTAGAGGACGTTTTAGGTGGATTTGCAGTATTAGTAAGCAAAAATGATGGTGTAAATCCTGTATTAAGAACTGATTTAGTAGGACGCCATACAGTTGGAACAGGTTCATCACCACAGGCTGTAATAACTTCACTAATAACAGCTCCTCTTGATAAAGGAAATCTAAAAATTACAGACATAGATAAGTATTCTGTTGAGATGCAAAACCCAGATGTTACAAAGCCTGCTGGAGCAGGAGATGTTCCTACATCGAACTATAAGATGATTGCTGCTTTAGGTGTTAAGAGAAAAGAACTAGACAGAAAAGACTTAATGAATTTCGTTAAAGAACATGGTATGCCAGGATGGGCTCCAACTCAAGGACATATTCCTTCTGGTGTTCCTTATATTGGTTTTGCAAGAGAAGAACTACTTAATGGTAAAATAAATAGAGTTATGATTGTTGGTAAAGGTAGTTTATTCTTAGGTCGTATGACAAATCTATTTGATGGTGTGTCAATCGTAATTGAAAGAAATAGTGGTAAAGTGGATAGCAATAAAGGAGTTTCTGAAGAAGAAGTTAAAAAGTTAGTAGCAGAAGCTATGAGGGAATTTGCATCACATCTTTTAAGAGATTAG
- the grdD gene encoding glycine/sarcosine/betaine reductase complex component C subunit alpha, which produces MSDNNVKKLIGKVFNDIADAIETGQFGKKIRVGITILGSEHGIENIVKGAEIAQSRDNSIEVVLIGPKVDTKLEIVEANTEEEAHKKMEELLDSGEIHSAVTMHYNFPIGVSTVGRVITPGLGREMFIATTTGTSSPHRVEAMIKNGIFGIITAKAMGVENPTVGILNVDGARQVERALKELSANGYEINFTESMRSDGGSVMRGNDLLAGTPDVMITDTLTGNLLMKIFSSFTTGGSYEAIGYGYGPGIGEDYSRIILILSRASGVPVVANAISYAAKLAKGDLIRISKEEFNKAKKAKLDDILKGLKKEAAVKEVEEEVAPPPKEVVTGSISGIDILELENAVKALWKNGIYAESGMGCTGPIVMVNESKLEKAIEILANAGYTSKESDPC; this is translated from the coding sequence ATGTCAGATAACAACGTAAAAAAGCTCATTGGTAAAGTCTTTAATGACATAGCTGATGCAATAGAAACAGGACAATTTGGAAAGAAAATAAGAGTGGGTATTACAATTCTAGGTAGTGAGCATGGAATTGAGAATATAGTTAAAGGAGCAGAGATAGCTCAATCGAGAGATAATTCAATTGAAGTAGTATTGATAGGACCTAAAGTAGATACAAAATTAGAAATAGTTGAGGCTAATACTGAAGAAGAAGCTCATAAGAAAATGGAAGAACTACTAGATAGCGGTGAAATTCATAGTGCTGTTACAATGCATTATAATTTCCCAATAGGTGTTTCAACCGTAGGAAGGGTTATTACACCTGGTTTAGGTAGAGAAATGTTTATAGCTACTACAACTGGAACATCTTCTCCACATAGAGTAGAGGCTATGATTAAAAATGGAATTTTTGGTATTATAACTGCTAAAGCAATGGGAGTAGAAAATCCTACTGTAGGGATACTTAATGTTGATGGAGCTAGACAGGTTGAAAGAGCTCTAAAAGAGTTATCAGCAAATGGTTATGAGATAAACTTTACTGAATCAATGAGATCTGATGGTGGTTCAGTAATGAGAGGAAATGACCTTTTGGCAGGTACACCTGATGTAATGATTACTGATACATTAACAGGTAATTTACTTATGAAGATTTTCTCTTCATTTACAACAGGAGGAAGTTATGAAGCTATAGGTTATGGATATGGTCCTGGAATTGGAGAAGATTACAGTAGAATAATCCTAATACTTTCAAGAGCTTCAGGCGTTCCAGTAGTAGCAAATGCTATTTCTTATGCTGCAAAGCTTGCTAAAGGTGATTTAATAAGAATTAGCAAAGAAGAGTTTAATAAAGCAAAGAAAGCTAAATTAGACGATATATTAAAGGGATTGAAAAAAGAAGCAGCAGTTAAAGAAGTAGAAGAAGAGGTTGCACCTCCGCCAAAGGAAGTTGTAACTGGATCAATTTCAGGTATAGATATTTTAGAATTAGAAAATGCTGTTAAAGCATTATGGAAAAACGGCATTTATGCAGAAAGTGGAATGGGATGTACAGGTCCTATAGTAATGGTTAATGAATCAAAGTTAGAAAAAGCTATAGAAATACTGGCGAATGCTGGTTATACATCTAAGGAATCAGACCCATGTTAG
- a CDS encoding BMP family lipoprotein encodes MSKKIIALLLTTVLVLTLAVGCTSKTEKVTIGMITDTGGLGDQSFNDSAWDGLARAEKELGIERKVLESETADDYLPNLTSFAEENMDLIIGVGFLFNESMKTAAEQFPNQKFAIIDSVVDAPNVASLTFKEEEGSFLVGVIAGLTTKTNKIGFIGGMKFPLIEKFEYGFRAGVKAVNPNAEVFVNYADSFEDAAKGKEIALVQHEKGADVIYHAAGGVGVGLIEAAKEKGFWAIGVDKDQSALAPENVLCSMVKRVDNATFYVAKAVKEGTFEGKVYTYGLKEEGVGYSDKAGNLTKELKDAAEKYKKAIIDGKISVPKTKEEFEAFEAPEL; translated from the coding sequence ATGTCAAAGAAGATTATTGCACTTTTATTAACTACTGTTTTAGTACTTACTTTAGCAGTAGGTTGTACTAGTAAAACTGAAAAGGTAACTATTGGTATGATTACTGATACTGGTGGATTGGGTGACCAGTCATTCAACGATTCTGCTTGGGATGGTTTAGCTAGAGCAGAAAAAGAACTTGGTATTGAAAGAAAAGTACTTGAGTCTGAAACTGCTGATGATTATTTACCAAACTTAACTAGTTTTGCTGAAGAAAATATGGATTTAATTATAGGTGTTGGTTTCTTATTCAATGAATCAATGAAGACAGCAGCTGAGCAATTCCCAAATCAAAAATTTGCTATAATCGACTCAGTGGTTGATGCTCCAAATGTTGCATCACTTACATTTAAAGAAGAAGAAGGTTCATTCTTAGTAGGAGTTATAGCTGGACTTACAACTAAAACTAATAAAATAGGTTTTATTGGTGGAATGAAATTCCCTCTAATAGAGAAATTTGAATATGGTTTTAGAGCAGGTGTTAAAGCTGTTAACCCTAATGCAGAAGTATTTGTAAACTATGCTGATTCTTTTGAAGATGCTGCTAAAGGTAAAGAAATAGCATTAGTACAACACGAAAAAGGCGCTGACGTTATATACCATGCTGCTGGTGGTGTTGGTGTTGGATTAATCGAAGCAGCTAAAGAAAAAGGATTCTGGGCAATAGGTGTTGATAAAGACCAATCAGCTCTAGCTCCAGAAAACGTTCTTTGCTCAATGGTTAAGAGAGTTGACAATGCAACATTCTATGTTGCTAAAGCTGTAAAAGAAGGAACATTTGAAGGTAAAGTTTATACTTATGGTTTAAAAGAAGAAGGTGTAGGTTATAGCGATAAAGCTGGTAACTTAACTAAAGAATTAAAAGATGCAGCTGAAAAATATAAGAAAGCTATTATAGATGGTAAGATAAGCGTTCCTAAAACTAAAGAAGAGTTTGAAGCTTTTGAAGCTCCAGAATTGTAA
- a CDS encoding ATP-binding cassette domain-containing protein, whose protein sequence is MSYVVEMKNITKVFPGVVANDNVNFSVKKGEIHVLLGENGAGKTTLMNILYGLYEPTSGEIYIKGEKVEIKNPNIAIAKGIGMVHQHFMLVEPFTVAENIILGTEPSLYGGLKLDKEKAVEEVNRISSEYGLAVDPNVKIQDISVGMQQRVEILKALYRGADILILDEPTAVLTPQEIEELGVILRNLANQGKSIILITHKLKEVMAMSDRVTVIRRGKVIDTLNTKDTNSEELAELMVGRKVNLVVQKEKQEAGRPVLEVKDLHALDNRGVPALKGISFEVKAGEIFALAGVDGNGQTELVEVLTGLRNATKGKILLEGKDITKSKTREIIEEGVGHIPEDRHKRGLVLKHTLAENMVLGNHYKEPFSKNGIMNYEVIHEHAKKLIKEFDVRTPSEEVTAKSLSGGNQQKVIIARELNRDPVLLIAAQPTRGLDVGAIEFVHKRLVEQRNKGKAVLLVSLELDEVMALADRIGVIYDGKLVGILDAEEATEKKLGIMMAGGKA, encoded by the coding sequence ATGAGTTATGTAGTAGAGATGAAAAACATTACTAAAGTTTTCCCAGGTGTTGTTGCTAATGATAACGTTAACTTTTCTGTTAAGAAAGGTGAGATTCACGTTTTATTAGGTGAAAATGGAGCTGGAAAAACTACCTTAATGAATATATTATATGGTTTATATGAGCCGACATCTGGTGAAATATATATTAAAGGAGAAAAGGTGGAAATAAAAAACCCTAACATCGCTATTGCAAAAGGGATAGGAATGGTGCATCAGCATTTTATGTTGGTTGAACCCTTTACGGTAGCGGAAAACATTATCCTGGGTACTGAACCATCATTGTACGGTGGTTTGAAATTGGACAAGGAAAAAGCAGTAGAAGAAGTAAATAGAATTTCAAGCGAATATGGTTTAGCTGTAGACCCAAATGTAAAGATACAGGACATTTCTGTAGGTATGCAACAAAGAGTTGAAATATTAAAAGCTCTTTATAGAGGTGCAGATATTTTAATACTAGATGAACCAACAGCAGTTCTTACTCCACAGGAAATTGAGGAACTTGGAGTTATTTTAAGAAACCTTGCTAATCAAGGTAAATCTATAATTCTAATTACTCATAAATTAAAAGAAGTAATGGCTATGAGTGATAGGGTAACAGTTATAAGAAGAGGTAAAGTTATAGATACCTTAAATACGAAAGATACTAATAGTGAAGAATTAGCTGAGTTAATGGTAGGTAGAAAAGTTAATTTAGTAGTTCAAAAAGAAAAACAGGAAGCTGGTAGGCCAGTATTAGAGGTTAAAGATTTACATGCATTAGATAATAGAGGAGTACCAGCACTTAAAGGTATTAGTTTTGAGGTTAAAGCTGGAGAAATTTTTGCATTAGCAGGTGTAGATGGCAATGGTCAAACTGAATTAGTAGAAGTGCTAACGGGACTAAGAAATGCAACAAAAGGAAAGATTTTGTTAGAAGGCAAAGATATTACCAAATCAAAAACTAGAGAAATAATTGAAGAAGGTGTAGGCCATATACCTGAAGATAGACATAAGAGAGGATTAGTTCTTAAGCATACACTTGCAGAAAACATGGTGCTTGGAAATCATTACAAAGAGCCATTCAGTAAGAATGGTATTATGAATTACGAAGTTATTCACGAACATGCTAAAAAGTTAATTAAAGAATTTGACGTTAGAACACCAAGTGAAGAAGTTACTGCAAAGTCACTTTCAGGAGGTAATCAACAGAAAGTTATTATAGCAAGAGAGCTAAATAGAGATCCAGTTTTATTAATTGCTGCACAGCCTACAAGAGGTTTAGATGTTGGGGCAATTGAGTTTGTACACAAAAGGTTAGTAGAACAGAGAAACAAAGGAAAGGCTGTACTTTTAGTTTCTCTAGAGTTAGATGAAGTTATGGCATTAGCTGATAGAATAGGTGTAATATATGATGGTAAGCTTGTTGGAATTCTTGATGCAGAAGAAGCTACTGAGAAAAAACTTGGTATAATGATGGCAGGAGGCAAAGCATAA
- a CDS encoding ABC transporter permease has protein sequence MEKDSKLKVFIENIKFPLLAILLSFLIGALFIIWTGNNPLVAYWALFSGSLGGLDKFGQTLLKTTPLIFTGLAVSFAFRCGLFNIGAEGQYVIGALTTVAAGYILNSVFGDLPGFILIPLIMIIGALGGALWASIAGFLKSKLGVHEVITTIMLNYTSIHVSNFFVRTALNPSTLEGTTQKAHTVLLPESARLTQLREIIPWFGYSSVHTGIFIAIICAIAAYFILFKTTLGYEIRSVGQNSYAAEYGGISVSKNLILAMVISGMFAGLAGATQVAGLTYKVDMAPASPGYGFTGIAVALVGKNHPLGVLASALLFGILSNGARKMQIAGIPREVVGIIQGIIIIFIAGERIVKFVSKIRERRNRKGNVEGVN, from the coding sequence ATGGAAAAGGATAGCAAGTTAAAAGTATTTATTGAAAACATAAAATTCCCATTATTAGCAATTTTATTATCTTTCTTAATAGGTGCCTTATTCATTATTTGGACAGGTAACAATCCTTTAGTTGCTTATTGGGCACTTTTTAGTGGTAGTTTAGGAGGTTTAGACAAGTTCGGGCAAACGCTTTTAAAAACTACTCCATTAATATTTACTGGTTTAGCAGTTTCATTTGCTTTTAGATGTGGTTTATTTAATATAGGAGCTGAAGGACAATATGTAATTGGAGCGTTAACTACAGTAGCTGCTGGTTATATACTTAATTCTGTATTTGGAGATTTACCAGGATTTATACTTATACCTTTAATTATGATAATAGGTGCTTTAGGTGGTGCGCTTTGGGCATCAATTGCAGGTTTTCTTAAGTCAAAGTTAGGGGTACACGAGGTAATAACTACAATAATGCTTAACTATACGAGTATTCATGTAAGTAATTTCTTTGTTAGAACTGCCTTAAACCCTTCTACTTTAGAGGGAACTACACAAAAAGCTCATACTGTTTTACTACCTGAATCTGCAAGGTTAACTCAATTAAGAGAAATTATACCTTGGTTTGGTTATTCGAGTGTTCATACAGGTATATTTATAGCTATAATTTGCGCTATTGCAGCATACTTTATATTATTTAAAACAACTTTAGGATATGAAATACGTTCAGTTGGACAAAACTCTTATGCAGCAGAATATGGTGGAATAAGTGTTTCAAAAAATCTAATATTAGCGATGGTTATTTCAGGTATGTTTGCAGGATTAGCAGGTGCTACACAAGTAGCAGGTTTAACATATAAAGTAGATATGGCTCCTGCTTCACCTGGATATGGTTTTACAGGTATAGCTGTTGCTTTAGTTGGTAAAAATCATCCACTTGGAGTATTAGCTAGTGCACTTTTATTTGGTATTTTGAGTAATGGTGCTAGAAAAATGCAAATTGCAGGTATTCCAAGGGAAGTAGTTGGAATCATACAAGGTATAATTATCATTTTCATAGCAGGTGAGAGAATTGTTAAATTTGTATCTAAAATAAGAGAACGCAGAAATAGAAAAGGCAACGTTGAGGGGGTGAATTAA
- a CDS encoding ABC transporter permease, whose protein sequence is MLGVIIAVVASALRLATPLIFASLGGVFSERSGVVNIALEGIMINGAFFSILTTEFTDLPWLGVLVAAIVGILTSLILAFLAIHLKADQVVTGVAINLLAASLTAFLLEMVWHRSGQTDPVESAIRAKPIPLINKIPIIGDLTSQLTPFVYLAILAVIVSYYVLYKTPFGLRVRAVGEHPRAADTVGINVYKIRYICVMISGALAGIAGSALSLGAISLFREGMTAGKGFIALAAMIFGKWHPVGAFLACLFFGFTEAIQIQASTLGLGFIPSEFLQTIPYIATILALAGVVGRAVAPAADGIPYEKGER, encoded by the coding sequence GTGTTAGGAGTTATAATAGCTGTAGTAGCATCAGCCTTAAGATTAGCAACGCCACTTATTTTCGCATCATTAGGAGGAGTTTTCTCTGAAAGGTCTGGTGTTGTTAATATAGCGCTTGAAGGTATTATGATAAACGGGGCATTTTTCTCAATATTAACTACTGAATTTACAGATTTACCTTGGTTAGGAGTATTAGTTGCGGCTATCGTTGGTATATTGACTTCTTTAATTCTTGCTTTCTTAGCTATTCATCTTAAAGCTGATCAAGTAGTTACTGGAGTTGCAATAAACTTACTTGCAGCAAGTTTAACTGCTTTCTTATTAGAAATGGTATGGCACAGGTCAGGTCAAACTGATCCGGTTGAAAGTGCGATAAGAGCTAAACCAATACCATTAATAAATAAAATTCCGATTATTGGAGATTTAACTTCTCAGCTAACACCTTTTGTGTATTTAGCTATATTAGCAGTTATCGTTTCATATTATGTTTTATATAAAACACCTTTTGGATTAAGAGTTAGAGCAGTTGGTGAACATCCGAGAGCAGCTGATACAGTAGGTATTAATGTATATAAGATTAGATATATATGTGTTATGATAAGTGGTGCATTAGCAGGAATTGCAGGTTCAGCTCTATCACTAGGTGCGATAAGCTTATTCAGAGAGGGTATGACTGCAGGGAAAGGTTTTATAGCATTAGCAGCTATGATATTTGGTAAATGGCATCCTGTAGGAGCTTTTCTAGCTTGCTTATTCTTTGGATTTACAGAAGCGATTCAAATACAAGCATCAACTCTTGGATTAGGTTTTATACCATCAGAGTTTTTACAAACAATACCTTATATAGCTACAATCTTAGCTTTAGCTGGTGTAGTAGGTAGAGCTGTTGCTCCAGCAGCAGATGGTATACCTTATGAAAAAGGTGAAAGATAA